The following is a genomic window from Moorella sp. Hama-1.
GGCCCGGCGTGCCTACGATAATATGGGGCCTTTTCTTCAGGGCCTTGAGCTGCCGGTTAATATCCTGCCCACCATAAATAGGTAAGGTGCGGATACTCTTGAATTGCCCAATGCGGTTCAACTCCTCGGCCACCTGCACCGCCAGTTCCCGGGTAGGGGTGATCACAATCCCCTGGATTTGTTCCGCCTCGACCGCGATTCTTTCCACCATAGGTATGCCGTAGGCCGCCGTTTTCCCGGTACCGGTTTGCGCCTGGCCAATTAGATCCACCCCTGCCAGGGCGACCGGGATAGTCTGCATCTGGATGGGCGTCGGTTCTTCAAACCCCATATTAGCGATTGCCTGCAGGACCGGTTGGCCCAATCCTAGTTCTGTAAAGGTTACCAAAAAACATTATCTCCTTTGCTGCGGGTATAATTTTTTTCCGGATATGTCCGGCCTTATTATAACCCAAAAATAAACTCCTCTACCCGTTAGTAGAGGAGTTCCCTCGCCTTAATTAGTAGCGGTTGTTGTTTTTGCTGAAGCAATCCCGGCAATACACCGGGCGATCACCGCGGGGATGAAACGGCACTTCTGTTTCCGCTCCACAGGCGGCGCAGGTTGCCTTGTACATTTCCCTGGGGCCACGATTATCCCCACGGCCAAAGCCGTTGCCGTTCCGCTTGCGGGCGGCGCGGCACTGGGGACAGCGACCCGGCTCATTGGTAAAACCTTTCTCGGCATAAAACCCCTGTTCGGAAGCCGAGAAAATAAATTCGCCGCCACAATCACGGCAGGTAAGGGTTTTGTCTTCGTACATAATTAAATCCTCCTCATATTTTTGCTCCAATGGTTCAGGGAATTAAATTTATCTCCCTTCACCAGAAAAGCATTGAGAAGGATAAATAAATTTTACCCTACCAGACCAATTGATAAGCTAATATTGATTATAACCCACCTTTAACCAAAGGTAAAGTAGTAATTCAAATTATTTTTAGCTGATCGCAGGCCGCGGATTATCATCGCTGGTGATTATTATGTGGGCAGTCTACGAAGCGGTAGCTACACGGCTCACTAACCTGCTTGGATTGCCAATGCCTGCTGGGAGCATAATCTACAAGGTGAGGTATCCGTCGCTTGACATCTTTAAACCAGGATTTCAATGTACTCCGTCAACCCCCATGCGAAAAATCTTCCGGTAATGCTCGGATAAACCCCGGGCCCGGAGAACGCCACCCCGGGTGCGGGCGTGGCGTAAAAGATTGATGAGCTGGGCGATGCCGGCGCTATTGATATAGTCCACCGCGCTGAAGTCCAGCAAAATGGCCGCTGGCCAGGGGTTCAAATCCAGCAGGGCGGTAAAGATAGCCGCCCTTTCATTGCCGGCGACGGCGCCGAGGCGCAGCGCGGCCAATTTGGTCGTCTTGCGGCCCATCCAATTCACCCCCGCCTGTCTGCTTGAGCTGCTGGTAGAGTTTTTGGAGCTCCGGGGCAGGTTCTACCCCCAGGGTCGTCGCCAGGTAACGAGCGTAGTGCTGGTAACACTCCAGGGCGCGATTCTTCCTGCCGGTCCGGGCCAGCAGGTCCATGGCCTGTTCCAGGGCTTCTTCATTTCCTGGATCTAGCTCCAGGATCTCCAGCCAGAGGGCCAGGGAACCAGCCGCTCCCCCCCGGTCAGTGGCGGCCGCCGCCAGGCGGGCCAGGGCTTCCAGGTACATCTGGTGGATGCCCTCCCGCAGGGGCGTCAGCCAGATTTCCTCGGCCACCCCGGCCAGGAGTTCGCCGCCATAAAGGCTCCTGGCCTGGCGGCAGCATTCCAGGGCCTGCTGGCGGTCCTCCCCCCAGTGGACCCTGGCGGCCTGGATGCAGGCCCGGAACTGTTGCAGGTCACTGCCGGCCACCAGCTCCGGCTGCAAGCCGATGTTCCCCTGGTGCAGGGTCAGGTAGGCAGGCGCGGTCTCCAGACCGGCGTTTAAGGCCCGCCGCAGGGTATGCAGGGTCACATGCAGGGCGTTGGCCCCGGCCTCTTCACCCCAGAAGAGTTCCACTAATTTATCCCGGGGAACCCGCCAGTGGGGCTGCAGAGCCAGGTACTGGAGGATGGCCGCCGCCTTGCGCCGTGGCCAGGTATGGACGGCCAGCATCTCCTCCCCCCGCCGGACGGCGAATTCGCCCAAAAGGCGAAAATAGAGACGGGGGCCGGCTACTGCCTCCCCGTTCGCGGAGGGGACAGGGCCGCCCCTTAATTGACCCTCGAGCCGGGTAACCTGCCGGCACCAGGCCAGGAGCAAGGGCTCCCCCAGCAGGCCGGCCAACTTTTCCGCCCGTTGCCAGTCCCGGCCGGCGGCGGCGAAATCACCGCCGGTGTAGTACCAGTACCCCCTTTCCAGTATAGCAAGGGGGGATTACGGCTCTCTTACAGATTTCTTACAACTGCTTCATTTTTGTTGTCCACGGCAAAATCAGTTCATGCTTGTTACTCCCACCATATACCGACTAAGATGGACAATGTAAGGTGTAAGGAAAAGAGTGGCGGGCAGGAAATTGTCGGGGCAATGACGGCCGGGTGAGCAGCCACGATGATTGGGCAGGCCACGAACTCGGCTATCACCCGGCCGTTCATAAATGCCAGGTCTCTCTTCCGGTCTCCCAGGCTGGTAAGACGTGCTTCGAAATTACTAACGCTGTAGTACTAATAAGTTAACTTTTCCGCTCCTCCCGCAGTAACCACATACGTATCCTCCACCCCCACGCTGCCGAGCCCAGGGAAGACAAACTTGGGCTCCAGGGCGAAGGCCATGCCCGCGGCCAGGACAGTCCGGTCCCCCCGGGCCAGCACCGGCCACTCGTTCAAGTCCAGGCCGACACCGTGACCGATGTAGGTTACCTGGCGGCCGTAGCCCATAAAGTGTTCCTGCAAACCGGCCCGGGCGGCCAGGGTCACGGCCAGGTCATAGAGCTCGCCGGCCGTTACTCCGGGCCGGGCCGCTGCCGCCACCCGGCCGGCAATCTCCAGGGCCACGTCCTGAGCCCGGCGTAAATCCGCCGGTACCTCCTTGCCCAGGTAGATCCTGGTCTGATCAACGGTGTAGTCGCCGTAAACCCCGGCGTAGTCAATGAGGAGGGGCTCCCCTTCCTCCCAGACGTGCTGGCTGGCTCCCATAGGGTACAGGGGTGAGAGGCCCAGACCGGCCAGGGGCAGGTTAAAGCAAGAAGTCCGGGCGGAATTGGCCCCGGCGGCCACCAGACCGGGACCCATGCCCTGCTCCTGACCCCGGAAGTGTTTCGCCCCCTGATGGCCCAGGCGGCGGGCGTAGCCTTCAAACTCGGCGGCAATGGCCAGTTCCGTCATCCCCGGCCGGATCCAGTTACCTATGTAGTGAAACACCTGGGCGTGCCTGGTGGCTGACCACCGCAGGGCCTCCAGTTCGGCCACTGTTTTGACCATCCGCTGCCGCCGCAGGATCTGGCCGATGTCGGCCCACTGGACGCCAGGCAGGAGGGCCTCATAACGGCGAAAGAGGTTCAAGGGTATCACGTCCATCTCCAGGCCCAGGCGCCGCAGGCTGGCCCAACCGGACTCCCGGAGCAGGCCGGGAAGTTCTTTAAAGCTACCCAGGGGCCTGACCTGCCAGGCGGATTCCTCCTGTGCCCGTTCGTAGTCCCGGTAAGCCAGGAGGAGAGGCTCCCCTGCCGCCGGTACGAAAAAATGGCCAGCCTGGGCCGTCCCGGTCAGATAGTACAGGTCAGTGGCCTGATAGATAATAGCGCCGTCGAGCCCCAGGGCTTGCAAGGACTCCTGAAAGCGGCCCAGGCGATTCTTGTATTCTATGTACTCCAGCTTTGCCATATAAACAGCCCCCTTTATCTAAGCTCGTTATTGTACACAAGATTTGCCAATATCATATCATATTACCAAGATTAATCCATCTAGGTAAGTATTGGAAGGAGACTTAAAAATGCCAGTCCCCGAAGCCACCGTCTCAAGCAATAACTTTAATTATCATCAGCATGTCCATGACCATAGCGGCAAGACCAGTTGCGAAATGGGCCATGCCCATATGCATCCCGGCGTAACTGGTTTACCCCGAGCGGTCAATAACAGCCATGAACATATCCTTCAAGGTATTACCACCTTTGATTATGGGCACACTCACTCCTTTTATGCGATAACCGGCCCGGCCATCGACCTGCCGGGAGGCATGCATACCCACTATGTCTACTTTGAAACCAATGAAGTTGACGGCCATCGTCACCGGGTACAGGACTTTGTCGTCCCTGCGGCAATGAGGTAGGGTTACCTGCGAAAAGATATAAAAAAACTCCTTCCTGAACCCCGGCCAGGAAGGAGTTTTTGCTGGTGCCTCAGGGCGGAATCGAACCGCCGACACGAGGATTTTCAGTCCTCTGCTCTACCAACTGAGCTACCGAGGCATGAATGGCGGAGCCGACGGGATTTGAACCCGCGATCTTCGGCGTGACAGGCCGACATGTTAAACCGCTACACTACGGCTCCCCTTATGGTGGGCAGTGGCAGGTTTGAACTGCCGACCCCCTGCTTGTAAGGCAGGTGCTCTCCCGCTGAGCTAACCGCCCCTGTGTACCTGCCGCGAAAAATATTATAGCACGGCAGCGGGAGCAAAGTCAAATATTTTTTCCTCCCCAGGCCAGGAGGGCTTCGCGGAGGATCTTGGCCGCCAGGATGGCGGTAATATCACTCCGATCGTAAGCCGGGCAGACCTCCACCAGGTCAAAGGCGACCACATTAGCGTCCTGTAAAAGCTGGATGGCTTTAAAGATCTCCCCCGGCTGGCAGCCCCCCGGTTCGGGGGTGCCAGTACCGGGGGCGTAGGCCGGGTCAACCACGTCGATGTCCAGGGTTACATATAACGGCCGTTGGCCCAGCTCTGGCACCAGTTTCGCCAGGGGCGACGTCATGGTATCCATAAAAAAGTTCGTCTCTTCCTGTGCGTAGGCAAATTCCCCCCAGGTGCCGGAGCGGATGCCGAACTGGTAGAGGCGGCCGGGACCGATTTCCTCCGCCACCAGGCGCATGACGGTGGCGTGGGAGAGCCTTTCCCCCAGATATTCCTCCCGCAGGTCGGCATGGGCGTCGAAGTGGAGGACGGCCAGTTCGGGGTAGTACCGGTGGGCTGCCCGGATGAGGGGGTAGCTGACTAAATGCTCGCCCCCCAGGAAGAAGGGCTTCTTGCCGGCGGCAAAAAGGGCGGCCGCCGCGGCCGCCATCCGTTCTAAACCGGCCTCCACCCGGCCAGGCGGCAGATCCAGATCGCCGGCGTCATAAAAGGGAATCTCCCCCAGTTCCCGCTGGAGGTAAGGGCTGTATTCCTCCAGGACCTCGGAGACGGCGCGAATGGCTCGGGGGCCCCAGCGGGTGCCGGGCCGGAAGCTGGTGGTGGCATCGAAGGGGATGCCGGCCAGGACCGCCCGGGCTGCTGCAAAGTCGTCAGTACTGGCCAGGAAGACCTGGCCCCTAGTAAATCCCTCGATGGTGCTGCCCGGGGCATGGGCGTCTAACATCAATCTTCCTCCGAAAATAGATTTCTACCAAAAGTGGTTGCGACTTACAGTAACCGCTGCGGGGCTGGCGCTACAGGTCTCCAGGCTCCTGTGGTTCTCGGCGAGCAAACTTGACGCTCGACCTCGCCTAAAACTCTTCTTCCTCCGGCGCCTCCAGGAATTCCAGAACGAAGGGCGGCAGGGAGAAGGCGGCCTGGTGAATGGCCGGTGTATAGTAGCGGGTCGTTATCTGGGGGGCCTGACGCCAGTCTACCCGCAGGGGATCATACTCCTTGCTCCCCAGGCTGAAGGACCAGAGGCCGCCCGGGTAGGTGGGCACCGTGGTCAGGTAGAGCCTGGCAATGGGGAAGATCTCCTGCAGGTCGCGCTGGATGCGGCGGATGAGCTTGCTATTAAAAAGCGGGGATTCCGTCTGAGCGACGAAGATGCCCTCTGGTTTCAGAGCCCGGAAGACATTACGGTAAAACTCGGCGCTAAAGAGGCCCACCGCCGGCCCGATGGGGTCGGTGGAATCGACGATAATCACGTCGTAGGTATTCTCCCGCTGGCGGATGTGCTCGATGCCGTCTTCGAAACGAATCTCCACCCGGGCGTCATCGAGGCCGCAGGCGATCTCCGGCAGGTACTCCCGGGCATTGGCCACCACCCGGGCGTCGATCTCCACCAGGGTGACCTTTTCAATGGAGGGGTGTTTGACAATCTCCCGCACGACACCCCCGTCACCGCCACCGATGACCAGGGCCGTACGGGGCTGGGGATGGGTATTCAGGGGCACGTGGGCGATCATCTCGTGGTAAAAGAATTCGTCCTTTACGGTCGTCTGGATAATATTGTCCAGGAGGAGCATGCGGCCGTAAGCTCCCGTATCTACTACGGCCAGCTCCTGATAGGGGGTTTTTTCATGATGCAGGGTTCGGTTCAGGCGCACGGAGATCGCCAGATCCGGCGTCTGTAGTTCGGAAAACCAGATACCGCGCAAAAGCTACCTCTCCTTTCTCCAGGGTGTAGTTTACCAAAAATCGCCCCTTACTACAAGTTCATCAGCCCTCAAGCAACTCCCATTCTCCTTTTCCGCACCCCTTCCCAGAGCAACATACGCCGCTGCAAAAAAACCGCTACCCATGCGCCATCAAGGCAATGGGTTCGCCGGCAAGCTGCTTGCAGCCCTTAAATAATACCCATTACTGCCTGGGCGATGCTGACGTTATGGGTATTCAGGCGCAGGAGCTGGTTAATGAGGTCCATATGGACGGAGGTAGTCTCCAGGCTGAGACGGTTCTCCCGCTGCAGGCGCTGGAAATGGGAGTAGCGCAGGTTTTTCTCCAGGCGCAGGATCTCCGGGTGGCCGCGGATGACCAGGGCGGCCAGGTGGCGGTCGTTGCTGGCAAAGGCCTCCAGGGCAGCGGTAAAGTTCTCCTGGACCTTATTAAACATCTCCTGGAGTTCGGCCTGCCCCTCGGGGGAAAACTCCACGCCGCTGTTCTCGATCTTGCGCCACTGGCGGGCCATCTCTACGGTAACGTCACCGATGTGCTCCAGGTCATTGGCAATATAAAGGAGCTGGGTCTGGGCTATCATCTGTTCCTCGCTCAGGTTATCCCGGTTCATATGGGCCAGGTAGCGGGCAATGGCCGCGTAAAGGTAGTCCAGGATGCCGTCTGTGCGGCGTAACTTCTCCACCAGGTCCACCTCCCGCTGGGCCAGGGGCTGCATGACCCGGGGGAACATCTCCTGCCGGATAATCCCGGCCATCCGCAGGAGCTCCTGGGTCACCCCGGCCAGGGCAAGTTCCGGCAGATCCAGGAGGGAATTGTCCAGGTATTTGGCTACCTTCTCCTCTTCCGGAGCGTTGGGTAGGAGCCTTTCCATCAGGCGACCCACCAGGGGGGTAAAGGGTATAAAGACCAGCATGTTGATAATATTGAACAGGGTATGGCCGTTGGCCACCTGGCGGGCAATATCCGGTGAGGTCAGGCGGGACAGGCCGGCATAGAGGCCCAGGAGGGGCAGGAAAAGGAGAACGCCGGCCAGTTTAAAAAAGAAATGGGCCAGGGCCACCCGCTTGGCCTCCCGGGAAAGGGCGATGCTGGAGATAAGGGCCGTGGCCGTGGTACCCAGATTGGCGCCCAGGACCAGGGCCAGGGCCGGTTCCAGGGCCAGGCTACCCTGGGCCGCCAGGGTCATGGCCACCACCACCGGTGCGGCGCTACCCTGGACAATGGCCGTAAAGAGGCTCGCCGCCACCATCATTAACCAGGGGTGGGCCGCCAGGCGGTCCAGGGTGGTGGTAAATTCCGGCAGGGTACCCAAGGGCGCGATGGCCGTACCCATAAGGGCGGCACCATAAAAAATAAGGCCAAACCCGAGGATGGCCTGACCCAGGTAACGCCAGCGCAGGCGCCGGGCGGCAAGGTAAGGGATGAGGCCGGCAACCACCGCCCAGAGGGCATAGTCGCTCAGGCGGAAGGCAATGAGCTGGGCGGTCAGGGTGGAGCCGATGGCTGCCCCCAGAATGACCCCCAGGGCCTGGCCTAGGCTCATGAGGCCGGCGCTGACAAAACCCACCAGGAGCACTGTGGTGACGGCGCTGGTTTGGAGAAATATAGTAACTACCAGCCCGGCCAGCATACCGTAGAAGCGGTTCCTGGTCACCGCTCCCAGGAGCTGCTGCACCTGGCGGGCGGCCGCTTTTTGCAGGCCGGTACTGATTAGATTCATGCCGTACAGAAAAAGGGCCAACCCGCCCAGGAGCCCCGTGGTAACGGTGAAAAACATCCCTTACCTCCCTTTTCTGTCTCGATAGAACCTCTTCCGTCTTTATCCATTGCTGGCACCGCCTGGCGGCGGGATAATCTTCTGGGGCCCCTGTATCTCTTTAAAGGCCCGGCGCCGGCCGGTCTCCCGGTAGACCACCATCTCGGCGACGTTAACGGCATGGTCGGCAATGCGCTCCAGGTAACGGGCCACCAGGGCCAGGTAACTGGCCTGGTCGACGTACTCCGGCCCCCTTTTCATGTAGGCTACCAGTTCGTCGTAGAGGGCTTCAAAGAGGCGGTCGACGGCATCGTCGGCCGCCACCACTTCCCGGGCTATCTCCAGGTTGCGCTCGACCAGGGCCTGGAGGCTCCTGCGGAGCATGGCCCGGGCCAGGTTACTCATGTGGGGGATATCCACCAGGGGCTTAAAATATGGTCCCAGTTTGGCCAGGCGCCCGGCCACCTCGGCTATGTTGACGGCATAGTCGCCAATGCGCTCTAGTTCCCTACTCACCCGCATGACTGTGGCCAGGGTGCGCAGGTCATCTCCGATGGGCTGCTGCAGGGAGATGAGATCCAGGGAGGACATTTCGACGTCGTGGGCCAGATCATCGGCCACGTCATCGCCCTCCACGACCCGGCGCGCCAATTCCCGGTCCTGGTCTTTTAAGGCCTGCAAGGCCTGATCCAGCTGGTCGGCAACATATTCTCCCATCCGCAGGATGTTTTGCTGCAAGTCCAGGAGGGCCCGGTCGTAGGCATTGAGGATTCGGTTCATCTGCTTCCCCCCGCAGGTCTTTACATATTCTTAACATCTATTATATGTTTATTACCCCGGAGATTAAAGGGAAGCGTCATAAAAACCGGGAGACAGATTTATGGCTGGCGTAACCGGCCGGCGGGAGCCAGGATCTTAGCCTCAATCAAATCCACCAATCCGGCGGCGTCGTCCAGGTCGTAACAGGGGGCGTCGATTACCAGGGGCTCGTCGGTGGCCACGGCCAGGAGTTCGTCCGCGGTGCAGAGGAGTTCTCCCCTTACCGCCTTCCGGTGCACCTCAATCTTGGGCTTATCCCCGCGCTTGTAGCCCTCGGTGATAATGAGGTCAACATTCTGGATGCGGCCGGCGATGGCATCCAGGGGCAGTTCTGCAGCCACCTTTTCAATAAAGGCTACCTTGGCCGGCGAGGAGATGACGACAACGTCGGCCCCGGCTTCGGCGTGACGCCAGGTATCCTTGCCGGGGCGGTCGATGTCAAAGCCATGGGTGTCGTGCTTGACGGTAGCCACCCGGTAGCCCCGCCGCTTTAATTCCGGCAGGAGCTTGATTAGCAGCGTCGTCTTGCCGACGTCGGATTTGCCGACTACGGAGATAACCGGGATGGTTGTTGGCATATGGAAACCTCCCCTTCCGCAAATATGGTTCTGCCAAAAATGGTGCCTTCTGATGGGGATATGTCCCCACCCATAACTGCCGACTATCTACGGTTTCGCGCAAGTATCTAACGCTTCGAACCGAGCAGCCTTTCACCGTTATCTGCCATCCCCTTGACAGCATGGCGGCTAGCCTGTAAGTAAAATCACCGTTACTGCTTCTCCCGGTGACGGGGTGCTACCCGGGGGTACGTCGATGAGGGCATTGGCGCCGATGGCGGCGCGGATGCCGCCCGGGCGGCGGGGTAAAGGTGTGGCCTCCCAGCCTGCCTCTGTAGCTTTGACCCGGGCCCAGATAAAGGCCCGTTCGGGCCGGGCTTTATCCAGGGCTGCCGCCAGGACCGCCGGAAAGACCACCGGCGCTGCTTCCCGGCCGCCCAGGGCCCGGATGGCCGGCACCGCCAGGAGATAACAGGCCACCAGGGCGGCCGGGGGATTGCCGGGGAGACCCAGGAGGAGTTTACCCCCCCGGCGGGCGGCTATGACGTGCCGGCCGGGGCGCATTGCTACCCCGGTGAAAAGGATCTCGCCTCCGGCAGCGGTAAAGGCCGCTGCCGTCAGGTCCCGGGCACTACCACCGGCTCCCCCGGTGGTCAAGAGCAGGTCGGCTTCTTCCAGGGCCCCCCGGTAAAGCCGGACCTGCTCCTCCAGGTCATCGGCCACCGGCCTCGGGGATAGCACCTGCCCCCCGGCAGCCGTGCCCGCCGCCGCCAGGGCAAAGAAATTACTATTATAAATCCGGGGTGCTTCCCCCTGCTCGCGGGCCGGGGCGCCGTTCAGGGCCAGGAGCTCGCTGCCGTTACTGACCAGGGCGATAACCGGCCGGCGATAGACGGTTACCTCCCCTAGGCCCAGGGCCGCCAGGAGACCCAACTCTGCCGGACCCAGGCAGGTACCGGCAGCCAGGACTTCTTCCCCGGCCCTTACCTCCGCCCCGGCCGGCTCCAGGTATTTACCTGCCGCCAGTAGCGGCGCCCGGATTAGCTCACCCCCGTCCTCCGCCAGTTCCCGGGGGATGATGGCCACCGCGCCCTCAGGAGGACGGGCGCCGGTAAAAATGGCCGCCGCCGTGCCGGGCCCCAGGCTCACTGCCGTACTACTGCCCGCCGCTACCGTGGCCACCACCCGGTAGGTAGGCCACTTAGCGTCCCTCTCCCTGGCAGCCTCGCCGCCCCGTTCAACCGGCGGTGGTCCCAAGGCGTAGCCGTCCACCAGGGAGCGGGGGAAGGGCGGGAAGGGCCGCGGGGCCAGCACCGGTTCTGCCAGGACCAGGCCCGCGGCCGCCGCCAGCTTTATTTTCACCTTCCCCGGCGGTTTTAACCCGCTCAAAAGTAGGCGTTGCGCCTCCTCCAGGTTTAAGGGCTTAACCATATCAGTTCTCCCCCCTGCCCCCAGGAGAACCCTTCCGCCCATCATCCTCTTCTTTCAATAGAATCTGGTGGGATGGGGGCTTACCCTTTAGACGGTACCGTGCCCGGGCCAGGTCGGCGGGGGTATTGATATTAAAAAAGACTTCCTCCGGGTCGTTAAAACCCCGGTCCTTCAGGCGGTCAACATCAATATAGCGTACCCGCACCCGGGGATAAAAGGCAAAGGCTTGGTATTCCCCTTTTTTAAGACAGGCTTCAATGGCCGGCAGGCAACCACGGGAATAGACGGCATGGAGGGGCTGCAGGTACTCACCCCGCCGGGGAACGACGGCGTCATAGCCCGGCGCCCGGCCCAGGAGGTAACTGATCAGGGCCGGGTCCAGGAAAGGCATGTCGCAGGCCACAATAAAATTATGCCAGTAAGGTGAAGCCAGGAGGCCGGCATGAAAGCCACTCAGGGGACCCCGGCCGGGAATGACATCCCGTACCAGACGGGCCCCTAAATCCCGGTACAACTCGGGGGTGTTAGTAACGACTATGATCTCGGCAAATAACGGCCGCAGAGCGGCTACCACCGTGGCCAGGAGGGACTTGTCCCGCAGGGGCAACAGGGCTTTGTTGGTGCCCATACGGGTACTCTTCCCGCCGGCCAGGACGATCCCCCCTGCCGGCGGCAGGTTAGCAGGCACCTTCCCGGTCACCCTTTTCCAGTTCTTGCTGCTCCTGATTATACTTAATCTACGCCAGTATTACAACACATATTATTCCGGCGAAAGGTGCAGGGCTTCCTTCTTCAGGGAGACCATAACCCGGCTGCCGGGGGCCAGGCGTTCCCGCTGGAAGACGTGGCGCGGCAGGAGCATCTCGATATCATAGGCATCGCCGGGGTTCAGCCGCAGAAAGACGCGGCAGGTATGGACTTCGGGCACTACAGCCGTCACCTCCACCGCAAAAACATTCTCCCGTACCGGCCGGCCCAAGCTCCGCCCGGGCCGAATCAGCATAACGTCCTCCGGCCGGATGCCGAAAACCACCCTTTGTCCTGGCTCCAGGGGGGCGTAGGGCATTTGCACCTGGAACTTCTCCCCGGCCACCTGCAGGATATCTCCTTCCCGGTCGGCGGCCAGGACCCGGCCGGTCCAGAGGTTGCGAAAGCCGACAAAACGGGCCACCCGCCGGTTGCCGGGGTGGTAAAAGACCTCTTCCCTGCTGCCTGTCTGGAGCAGGCGGCCGTTATCTAGGACGGCTATCCGGTCCCCCAGCATATAGGCCTCTTCCAGGTCGTGGGTCACCAGGATCATGGGGATGCGGAAGGAGCGGCGCACGGCCAGCAGGTCGTAACGCAGCCGCGCCCGGATCAGGTTGTCCAGGGCGGCAAAGGGCTCGTCCAGGAGGAGGAGCCGCGGCCGGTTGAAGAGGGCCCGGGCCAGGGCCACCCGCTGCTGCTGGCCGCCGGAGAGCTCCCCGGGCCGGCGCTGCGCCAGCCCCTGCAGGCGCAGGAGGGCCAGGAGCTCCTCCAGGCGCGCCGACCTTTCCCCGGGAGCCAGGCCGGCCGGCGCCCCGTAGGTGATATTATGGCCCACATCCAGGTGGGGAAAGAGGCCCGGATGCTGCAGGCAGTAACCGATACCGCGGTGGTAAGGGGGCAGGTTCACCCCTTTCCGCCCCTCTTCTCGTCGGAAAAAAACTACCTCGCCACAGGTGATGCAGCCGTAATCGGGGGTCACCAGGCCGGCGA
Proteins encoded in this region:
- a CDS encoding molybdopterin-binding protein — encoded protein: MVKPLNLEEAQRLLLSGLKPPGKVKIKLAAAAGLVLAEPVLAPRPFPPFPRSLVDGYALGPPPVERGGEAARERDAKWPTYRVVATVAAGSSTAVSLGPGTAAAIFTGARPPEGAVAIIPRELAEDGGELIRAPLLAAGKYLEPAGAEVRAGEEVLAAGTCLGPAELGLLAALGLGEVTVYRRPVIALVSNGSELLALNGAPAREQGEAPRIYNSNFFALAAAGTAAGGQVLSPRPVADDLEEQVRLYRGALEEADLLLTTGGAGGSARDLTAAAFTAAGGEILFTGVAMRPGRHVIAARRGGKLLLGLPGNPPAALVACYLLAVPAIRALGGREAAPVVFPAVLAAALDKARPERAFIWARVKATEAGWEATPLPRRPGGIRAAIGANALIDVPPGSTPSPGEAVTVILLTG
- the mobA gene encoding molybdenum cofactor guanylyltransferase, whose product is MPANLPPAGGIVLAGGKSTRMGTNKALLPLRDKSLLATVVAALRPLFAEIIVVTNTPELYRDLGARLVRDVIPGRGPLSGFHAGLLASPYWHNFIVACDMPFLDPALISYLLGRAPGYDAVVPRRGEYLQPLHAVYSRGCLPAIEACLKKGEYQAFAFYPRVRVRYIDVDRLKDRGFNDPEEVFFNINTPADLARARYRLKGKPPSHQILLKEEDDGRKGSPGGRGEN
- a CDS encoding ABC transporter ATP-binding protein codes for the protein MAILTLNVAKTRGDFQVQVELTMGEEILVLLGPSGAGKSTILNMIAGLVTPDYGCITCGEVVFFRREEGRKGVNLPPYHRGIGYCLQHPGLFPHLDVGHNITYGAPAGLAPGERSARLEELLALLRLQGLAQRRPGELSGGQQQRVALARALFNRPRLLLLDEPFAALDNLIRARLRYDLLAVRRSFRIPMILVTHDLEEAYMLGDRIAVLDNGRLLQTGSREEVFYHPGNRRVARFVGFRNLWTGRVLAADREGDILQVAGEKFQVQMPYAPLEPGQRVVFGIRPEDVMLIRPGRSLGRPVRENVFAVEVTAVVPEVHTCRVFLRLNPGDAYDIEMLLPRHVFQRERLAPGSRVMVSLKKEALHLSPE